The genomic segment TCGGAGCGTACAACACCAAGTTCAGCAAGAACTCTGGCGTATCCGAGCTTTCCCTGGCAGCGCAGGCGGTAAAGGGCGCGATCGATGACGCGGGCCTCAAGCCCGAAGATATCGACGGTATGGCAACGTTCACAATGGACAGCAACGATGAGATCGAGGTCGCCCGTGCGGTGGGCTGTGGTGAACTGACTTTTTGGGGACGCTCTCACTACGGCGGGGGCGCAGCGACCGGCAGCCTGCATCAGGCTGTAATGGCAGTCTCTACCGGCATGGCTGAATGTGTTGCTGTGTTCAGGGCGCTGAACGGCCGTTCGGGGCACCGATTTTCTGATGGCGTATCAGGAGCGATCACAACTGCAGATGCAATTCACTGGGGCTGGTATATGCCCTATGGCCTGCTGACGCCTGCTAGCTGGGTTGCCATGTTCACGCAGCGCTGGATGCACAATACGGGTGTGACAAGAGATGCTCTGTTCGAAGTAGCTCATGCAACCCGCGAGTACGCAGTCAAGAATCCGAACGCATTTTTTTATGATCGTCACTTCGACCGGGAAGAATACGACAACGCGCGCATGATTGCAGACCCCCTGCAGCTCTTT from the Candidatus Marimicrobium litorale genome contains:
- a CDS encoding lipid-transfer protein, encoding MVANIKDKTVIVGAYNTKFSKNSGVSELSLAAQAVKGAIDDAGLKPEDIDGMATFTMDSNDEIEVARAVGCGELTFWGRSHYGGGAATGSLHQAVMAVSTGMAECVAVFRALNGRSGHRFSDGVSGAITTADAIHWGWYMPYGLLTPASWVAMFTQRWMHNTGVTRDALFEVAHATREYAVKNPNAFFYDRHFDREEYDNARMIADPLQLFDCCQESDGASCVIVTTPERARDLKHPGVSVRGVSQAAAPDQEQMTSFYREEFAGIPEMETAARNCYEMSDLTPDDIDAAVIYDAFSPIVLWQMEAWNFCGHGESGDFVLDGAMRPDGRLPCNTHGGQLSEAYIHGVNGIVEATRLVRGTSLNQPDKDVNHALVTSGVGIPTGGAILGKMN